Proteins from one Nilaparvata lugens isolate BPH chromosome 10, ASM1435652v1, whole genome shotgun sequence genomic window:
- the LOC111050579 gene encoding 60S ribosomal protein L10 — MGRRPARCYRYCKNKPYPKSRFCRGVPDAKIRIFDLGKKKARVDDFPLCVHLVSDEYEQLSSEALEAGRICANKYMVKNCGKDQFHIRMRLHPFHVIRINKMLSCAGADRLQTGMRGAFGKPQGTVARVRIGQPIMSVRSSDRYKASVIEALRRAKFKFPGRQKIYVSKKWGFTKYERDQYEELRDDGRLENDGCNVKYRPEHGPLDNWKKVQAELAQAD, encoded by the exons ATGGGGAGAAGACCGGCTCGTTG TTACCGGTATTGTAAAAACAAGCCCTACCCGAAGTCCCGTTTCTGTCGTGGTGTGCCAGATGCAAAGATCAGGATCTTCGACTTGGGCAAGAAGAAGGCGCGTGTCGATGACTTTCCGCTGTGCGTGCACCTTGTTTCGGACGAATACGAACAGCTGTCGTCCGAGGCACTCGAGGCAGGCCGCATCTGCGCCAACAAGTACATGGTGAAGAACTGCGGCAAGGACCAGTTCCACATTCGAATGCGGCTGCATCCGTTCCACGTCATCCGCATCAACAAGATGTTGTCGTGTGCTGGAGCTGATAG GCTCCAGACCGGAATGAGAGGTGCGTTCGGCAAGCCCCAAGGCACAGTAGCGCGCGTGCGCATCGGCCAGCCAATCATGTCGGTGCGTTCCAGTGACCGTTACAAGGCCAGCGTGATCGAGGCACTCAGGAGAGCCAAGTTCAAATTCCCCGGACGTCAGAAG ATCTACGTCTCGAAGAAATGGGGCTTCACCAAGTACGAGAGAGACCAGTACGAGGAGTTGCGAGATGACGGCCGTCTGGAGAACGACGGATGCAACGTGAAGTACCGACCGGAGCACGGGCCCCTCGACAACTGGAAGAAGGTTCAGGCTGAGCTGGCGCAAGCCGATTAG
- the LOC111050583 gene encoding alpha-aminoadipic semialdehyde dehydrogenase: MASLASCRSALRHLRKLHRLDKVIRNTGQRGLATNGEFLIDDPKYGFLRELGLEKRNIGVYNGEWKANGEVTTSICPANGKAIAEVQQGSVQDYEKCIEAAQNAWIQWAELPAPKRGEIVRQIGDALRSKLVPLGKLVSLEMGKIQAEGIGEVQEYVDICDYAVGLSRMFSGSIIPSERPGHVLLEKWNPLGVIGVISAFNFPIAVYGWNSAVAMVCGDAVLWKGAPTTPLVSVATSRVVAEVLERNNLPGAICSLCTGGSDIGERIASDTRLPLVSFTGSTAVGHKVGVTVQERFGKSLLELGGNNAIIVGEDADLEMVAQSVVFACVGTAGQRCTTTRRLILHSKASLIKSNSSTQTAYKIFSKILKSKFTSEQDILITKVPYSNIVYS; this comes from the exons ATGGCTAGTCTAGCGAGTTGTAGAAGTGCGTTAAGGCATCTGAGGAAGCTGCATAGATTGGATAAAGTGATCAGAAACACAGGTCAACGTGGATTAGCAACAAATGGAGAGTTTTTAATAGATGATCCCAAGTATGGATTTTTGAGGGAGCTTGGTTTGGAGAAGAGGAATATAGGTGTCTACAATGGAGAATGGAAAGCTAATGGAGAG GTAACCACATCAATTTGCCCAGCTAACGGCAAAGCAATAGCAGAAGTTCAACAGGGAAGTGTACAAGATTACGAGAAATGCATCGAGGCCGCGCAAAATGCATGGATTCAGTGGGCAGAGCTGCCTGCCCCAAAACGCGGAGAAATCGTCAGGCAAATTGGAGATGCTCTCAGATCGAAGCTGGTTCCTCTCGGCAAGCTTGTCTCTCTAGAGATGG GCAAAATACAAGCAGAAGGCATAGGAGAGGTGCAAGAATATGTGGATATCTGTGATTATGCAGTAGGACTTTCTAGGATGTTCAGTGGCTCGATTATTCCATCAGAGCGTCCTGGTCACGTGTTATTGGAAAAATGGAATCCACTCGGAGTCATAGGAGTCATAAGTGCATTCAATTTTCCCATTGCAGTTTATGGATGGAATAGTGCAGTGGCTATG gtTTGTGGTGACGCAGTCCTTTGGAAAGGTGCTCCAACAACTCCTTTGGTCTCCGTGGCAACCAGTCGCGTTGTGGCCGAAGTTCTTGAAAGGAACAATTTACCTGGCGCAATTTGCAGTCTGTGCACTGGAGGCAGTGATATTGGCGAGAGAATTGCATCTGATACCAGGCTGCCTCTGGTATCTTTCACTGGCAGTACAGCTGTTGGTCACAAG GTGGGCGTGACAGTACAAGAACGGTTCGGCAAGTCTCTCCTGGAGCTGGGAGGCAACAATGCGATCATAGTGGGTGAAGACGCTGACCTAGAGATGGTGGCCCAATCTGTGGTGTTCGCCTGTGTGGGAACAGCTGGCCAAAGGTGTACCACAACTCGACGGCTCATACTGCATTCCAAGGCAAgtctaatcaaatcaaattcatccACTCAaactgcatacaaaatattctcCAAAATATTAAAAAGCAAGTTTACAAGTGAACAAGATATACTAATCACAAAAGTACCGTACAGTAATATTGTGTACTCATAA